In Heyndrickxia vini, the sequence ATTTGAATGGCTGATAATATCAAGTACGCGATAAATCCAATAAAAAGCCCGACCATTGCCTCTTTAATAATAAGAAGAATATATTTCCCATCTATTTCAAATCCATGAACATCCATCGTATAATACATTAACCATGCTAGAAAGAATGCGAATCCAATCCGATAGACTGCTGGAATTGTTCGGTATGAAAAAAAGGGCATTGTTACAAAAAAGGCTGATATCCTGACAAAAATCAGTAAAAAGACCGTAAAAGATGGAATAAGTTGATCCATTCTATTAACCTACATATCTCGTTAAATTTGAGAAAATATCTGTTGCATAGGAAAGTAAATGACTTAACATCCACGGACCAAAAATAACAAGTCCAATTAATACCGCCACAATTTTCGGGATAAATGCGAGCGTTTGTTCTTGAATTTGTGTTGTTGCTTGAAATATACTAACAATTAATCCAATGATTAACGCAACTAACAAAAGTGGCCCAGCAACAATTAAAGTAACATATATCCCCTTCTCAGCAATGGATATGACCATATCCGAATTCATTTTCAATCACCTATCTTTAAAAGCTTTGTAATAACGATTTAACTACAAGATACCATCCATCGACTAAAACAAATAACAGTATTTTAAACGGCAGAGAAATCATCACAGGGGGTAACATCATCATCCCCATGGACATTAAAATACTTGCTACAACCATATCGATTACTAGGAAAGGAATAAAAATCATAAAACCAATTTGAAATGCAGTCTTAATTTCACTTAATGCAAACGCCGGAACTAAAGCTGTAATCGGAATATCTTCAACTTTTTTTGGTTGTTCTGCATGTGAATAGTCAAGGAAAAGCTCTAAATCTTTTTGTCTCGTGTATTTACTCATAAACTCTTTAAACGGAACGGATGCTTTATCATAAGCCTGTTCTAAAGTGATCTTATCATTAAATAAAGGTGTTAATGCTTGTTTATTTACCTCGCTAAATGTGGGTGCCATAATAAAAAATGTAAGAAATAATGACAAGCCTACAATCACTTGATTTGGCGGCATTTGCTGAGTCGCTAATGATGTTCGAACAAAGGATAATACAATCACAATCCTAGTAAACGAAGTCATTAAAATCAAAATACTAGGAGCCAAAGATAATACTGTTAACAAAAGAAGGAGCTTTACCGCTGCTGAAACATTGTCAGGTGAACTATTATTAAAAAACTGCATAAAATCATTCATCTGTTTCTTGCTCCTTCACGTCTAACTTGTTCATCGTTTTTCTTCTTTCTCTATTCATCGTTTCCAATTGATTTTTTAATATATGTTGAAAAGAAGAGGTTTTGGAAGAATTATTATCCGACTTTTTCTGTTTGTATTTATTCGTTAATTTTGTAATCATATCTCTCGGTTCAAGGGACTGTTCAACTTGATCCTCGTAATATTGGATAAACTCTTCAACTTCTTTTTGATTTTCAATTTCCTTAAGTAAATGGATATCTTCTCCGACACCCAAAATCAGTATTCTATTTCCAGCTTTAACAATTTGTAAGGATCGGTTTCCTCCTAAAGGAGTTCCGCCAAAATTTTGTATTAATCGATTCTGTTGGTAGGATCGACTTTTTTTATTAATAAATTTTAGTAAAAAGTATAATAAGGCAATAACAAACAGTAATGCAAAAACCATTTTGACGCCATCCCAAACAGTGATGATGGAATTATTTGTTTTTGCAGTCGTATCCGCATTTTTTGTATTATTTTCAGCTTCTTTTTTTGTATCGTTCTTTGATTCATTTGAATGTTGCTTAAACCAGTCTTCAACATTCCCATTATTGGTCTCTGCATGGGCGATAATATGATGCCCATACAGAGGTGTAATGAGTAAAATGAGTGTCAATAGTTTTAATAATGCTTTTCGCACGTTCCCTACACCCTCTTATTATCAATTAAGCCAGTGTTTTTTGTATTGCCTCTATTACACGGTCGGCCTGGAAAGGTTTCACGATAAAATCTTTCGCACCAGCTTGAATAGCATCGATAACCATTGCCTGTTGCCCCATTGCTGAACACATAATTATTTTCGCACTTGGATCTATTCCTTTAATTTCTTTCAATGCTGTGATTCCATCCATTTCTGGCATCGTAATATCCATCGTTACTAAATCCGGTTTTAATTCTTTATATTTTTCAACCGCTTGTGCTCCATCAGCTGCCTCGGCAACAACATCGAAGCCATTTTTTGTTAAAATATCTTTAATCATCATTCTCATGAATGCTGCATCATCTACTACTAGTATTCTATTTCCCATTTTATTAACCTCCGATTTAAACCCTATAATTGTTTAATTCTTTCTCTTTGACTAACTATATCTGTAATTCTCACACCAAAGTTTTCATCAATAACGACTACTTCCCCTTGTGCAATCAGTTGCCTATTTACTAAAATATCGACTGGTTCACCAGCAAGTTTGTCTAATTCAATGATAGACCCTGAGCCCAACTCTAGAATCTCTTTAACTGATCTTTTCGTTTTTCCTAGTTCCACACTTACTTGAAGTGGAATATCTAACAGCATATTTAAATTTCTAGTTTCAGGTGCAGCAAGCTGTTGATCATCAAAACTGGAAAAAACAGCTGGTTGAACATTTTGTTGTACGGCATTTCCACTGTTAGTGTTAGATGGTTGCTGTCTTACTGGTTGTGTTGCCTGTGGTTGTTCCGTTTGCATCATATTATATGAATCTACATTTGTATGACTAGATACGTGATGGTCCATCATATCATGATCTTGCTGTGTATTTTGAGTTTCAATTGTTTCGTTTG encodes:
- the fliQ gene encoding flagellar biosynthesis protein FliQ; translation: MNSDMVISIAEKGIYVTLIVAGPLLLVALIIGLIVSIFQATTQIQEQTLAFIPKIVAVLIGLVIFGPWMLSHLLSYATDIFSNLTRYVG
- a CDS encoding flagellar biosynthetic protein FliO gives rise to the protein MRKALLKLLTLILLITPLYGHHIIAHAETNNGNVEDWFKQHSNESKNDTKKEAENNTKNADTTAKTNNSIITVWDGVKMVFALLFVIALLYFLLKFINKKSRSYQQNRLIQNFGGTPLGGNRSLQIVKAGNRILILGVGEDIHLLKEIENQKEVEEFIQYYEDQVEQSLEPRDMITKLTNKYKQKKSDNNSSKTSSFQHILKNQLETMNRERRKTMNKLDVKEQETDE
- a CDS encoding response regulator, whose product is MGNRILVVDDAAFMRMMIKDILTKNGFDVVAEAADGAQAVEKYKELKPDLVTMDITMPEMDGITALKEIKGIDPSAKIIMCSAMGQQAMVIDAIQAGAKDFIVKPFQADRVIEAIQKTLA
- the fliP gene encoding flagellar type III secretion system pore protein FliP (The bacterial flagellar biogenesis protein FliP forms a type III secretion system (T3SS)-type pore required for flagellar assembly.) encodes the protein MNDFMQFFNNSSPDNVSAAVKLLLLLTVLSLAPSILILMTSFTRIVIVLSFVRTSLATQQMPPNQVIVGLSLFLTFFIMAPTFSEVNKQALTPLFNDKITLEQAYDKASVPFKEFMSKYTRQKDLELFLDYSHAEQPKKVEDIPITALVPAFALSEIKTAFQIGFMIFIPFLVIDMVVASILMSMGMMMLPPVMISLPFKILLFVLVDGWYLVVKSLLQSF